One window of Oncorhynchus kisutch isolate 150728-3 linkage group LG25, Okis_V2, whole genome shotgun sequence genomic DNA carries:
- the gngt2b gene encoding guanine nucleotide-binding protein G(I)/G(S)/G(O) subunit gamma-T2b, with the protein MARDMSDKEILQMELAQLKIEVSTTRTAVSVNCKETMEWVEAQTEGDPLIKGVSDDKNPYKGDKGGCIIT; encoded by the exons ATGGCTCGTGATATGTCTGATAAGGAAATCCTGCAAATGGAGCTGGCTCAGCTAAAGATTGAAGTTAGCACAACACGCACAGCT GTGTCAGTAAATTGCAAGGAGACAATGGAATGGGTGGAGGCCCAAACAGAGGGCGACCCACTCATAAAGGGCGTGTCAGATGACAAGAACCCCTACAAGGGAGACAAGGGAGGCTGCATTATAACCTAG